A portion of the Hoplias malabaricus isolate fHopMal1 chromosome 1, fHopMal1.hap1, whole genome shotgun sequence genome contains these proteins:
- the map7d2b gene encoding MAP7 domain-containing protein 2 isoform X2, producing MATVVENPNGASKKDRARLVKERKEEREKINVREHELWEKELRARQQYERSMEERGRRLELQKQKEALRRVAAQEKRKQREEDEKERLEALMRRSTDRGLQPEQRPKRWTWGGPPGACEGVPKIAPSTPAASASLANDPTALPSANQSRTDFMIPPESPDSALIKSLSSSSTALVQTTEKASPSPHRSPYKASPSRADRKKTNGVSGGTLDESQNGAITPRTPQTERPGGERGFNNVLIDPTAKHLESPTTPTKSSARKNPSTPKRSKSCRSRIQSPGSPGQYPTSPMRHRATTPSADGTKRWEGEEKIVESKGYSTLERKTSRTEKIPKSASKELGHNAESPVTPTGKAGTTDAEEASRLLAERRRLARVQKEQEEKQRMEEERLRAEELQRKQTEERERQEQATRRAEEERQRQEEERRQKEVDDRRQKERRLKELQDQLDREREEAFQRVQREAERKQREREQLKLQEEQERLQRKKRIEEIMKRTRKNDTETKKDELHLEASSPMTPIVLEPGDGVLINDVPESATFLEVKNSKAPSSISAGSPLINLEPLEAKSTAADDLSDGVQSMDVRSAFPATTGPRIFKFPVSRDEPVYSPVSEGSQNAMRNSQVLDKLLDLTGQPSYPKASAGAALGDCNKNLIQGFSSAAADSALIQSHAPTMEKLSI from the exons ATGGCCACAGTGGTGGAGAACccaa ATGGGGCATCAAAGAAAGACAGAGCGAGATTAGTGAaagagaggaaagaagagagagagaagattaaTG TTCGGGAGCATGAGCTGTGGGAGAAGGAGCTCCGGGCGAGACAGCAGTATGAACGCTCcatggaggagagagggagacgtTTGGAGTTGCAGAAGCAGAAGGAGGCGCTCCGCCGGGTAGCCGCCCAGGAGAAAAGGAAGCAGCGTGAGGAGGATGAGAAG GAGCGTCTGGAGGCACTGATGCGTCGCTCGACTGATCGCGGCCTGCAGCCAGAGCAGAGGCCCAAACGCTGGACATGGGGCGGCCCACCTGGAGCCTGCGAGG GTGTTCCTAAGATAGCCCCGTCCACTCCTGCTGCTTCCGCCTCGCTAGCCAATGATCCTACTGCTCTGCCTTCTGCCAACCAATCCAGGACCG ACTTTATGATTCCACCTGAGTCTCCTGATTCAGCTCTGATCAAAAgcctttcctcctcctccactgctCTAGTTCAAACAACAGAGAAAG CCTCTCCCAGCCCCCACAGATCCCCCTACAAGGCCTCACCCAGCAGGGCTGACCGCAAGAAGACCAATGGAGTGTCTGGTGGGACTTTGGATGAGTCTCAGAATGGCGCTATCACTCCCAGAACCCCCCAG ACAGAAAGGCCAGGAGGAGAGAGGGGCTTCAATAACGTTCTGATCGACCCCACGGCCAAACACCTTGAATCTCCCACGACTCCCACCAAGAGCTCAGCTCGAAAGAATCCCAGCACACCAAAAAG GTCCAAGTCGTGTAGAAGCCGTATTCAGTCTCCCGGTTCCCCTGGACAATACCCCACCTCCCCCATGAGGCACAGAGCCACCACCCCCAGTGCAGACGGCACCAAGAGGTGGGAGGGAGAGGAGAAAATAGTCGAGAGTAAAGGCTACAGCACTTTGGAGAGGAAAACCTCCCGAACAGAGAAGATACCAAAATCCGCGAGCAAGGAACTGGGCCATAATGCAG AGTCCCCGGTGACGCCCACAGGTAAAGCTGGCACCACCGACGCTGAGGAAGCCTCCAGGCTGCTGGCAGAAAGGCGCCGTCTTGCTCGGGTACAGAAAGAACAGGAGGAAAAACAAcgaatggaggaagagag GCTGAGGGCAGAGGAGCTCCAGAGGAAGCAGACGGAGGAGCGCGAGAGGCAGGAGCAGGCAACCCGCCGAGctgaggaagagagacagagacaagaagaagaaagaaggcAGAAAGAAGTAGATGACAGGAGGCAGAAGGAAAGGCGTTTGAAAGAGCTCCAGGACCAACTGGACAGAGAG AGGGAGGAAGCCTTCcagagagtacagagagaggcagagagaaagcagagagaaagagagcagctGAAATTGCaggaagagcaagagagacTGCAGAGAAAGAAG CGTATTGAAGAGATCATGAAAAGGACGAGGAAAAATGATACAGAAACAAAG AAAGATGAGCTACACCTTGAGGCCAGCTCCCCCATGACCCCGATAGTTTTAGAACCTGGAG ATGGTGTACTAATTAATGATGTGCCTGAGAGCGCCACATTTCTTGAGGTAAAGAACAGTAAGGCCCCCTCTTCCATCTCTGCTGGCTCCCCTTTAATAAACCTGGAGCCACTGGAGGCAAAGAGCACTGCAGCAGATGATCTGTCTGATGGGGTTCAGTCCATGGATGTCAGGTCAGCCTTCCCTGCCACAACAGGACCTCGTATCTTCAAATT CCCAGTGTCCAGAGATGAACCGGTCTATTCTCCAGTCAGCGAGGGCTCGCAGAACGCGATGAGGAACAGCCAGGTTCTGGATAAGCTGCTGGACCTCACTGGACAGCCATCATACCCTAAAGCTTCTGCTGGAGCAGCGCTTGGAGACTGCAACAAAAACCTGATCCAGGGCTTCAGCAGCGCTGCTGCAGACTCAGCTCTCATCCAGAGCCACGCTCCCACCATGGAAAAGCTCAGCATCTAG
- the map7d2b gene encoding MAP7 domain-containing protein 2 isoform X4: MATVVENPNGASKKDRARLVKERKEEREKINAVREHELWEKELRARQQYERSMEERGRRLELQKQKEALRRVAAQEKRKQREEDEKERLEALMRRSTDRGLQPEQRPKRWTWGGPPGACEDFMIPPESPDSALIKSLSSSSTALVQTTEKASPSPHRSPYKASPSRADRKKTNGVSGGTLDESQNGAITPRTPQTERPGGERGFNNVLIDPTAKHLESPTTPTKSSARKNPSTPKRSKSCRSRIQSPGSPGQYPTSPMRHRATTPSADGTKRWEGEEKIVESKGYSTLERKTSRTEKIPKSASKELGHNAESPVTPTGKAGTTDAEEASRLLAERRRLARVQKEQEEKQRMEEERLRAEELQRKQTEERERQEQATRRAEEERQRQEEERRQKEVDDRRQKERRLKELQDQLDREREEAFQRVQREAERKQREREQLKLQEEQERLQRKKRIEEIMKRTRKNDTETKKDELHLEASSPMTPIVLEPGDGVLINDVPESATFLEVKNSKAPSSISAGSPLINLEPLEAKSTAADDLSDGVQSMDVRSAFPATTGPRIFKFPVSRDEPVYSPVSEGSQNAMRNSQVLDKLLDLTGQPSYPKASAGAALGDCNKNLIQGFSSAAADSALIQSHAPTMEKLSI; this comes from the exons ATGGCCACAGTGGTGGAGAACccaa ATGGGGCATCAAAGAAAGACAGAGCGAGATTAGTGAaagagaggaaagaagagagagagaagattaaTG CAGTTCGGGAGCATGAGCTGTGGGAGAAGGAGCTCCGGGCGAGACAGCAGTATGAACGCTCcatggaggagagagggagacgtTTGGAGTTGCAGAAGCAGAAGGAGGCGCTCCGCCGGGTAGCCGCCCAGGAGAAAAGGAAGCAGCGTGAGGAGGATGAGAAG GAGCGTCTGGAGGCACTGATGCGTCGCTCGACTGATCGCGGCCTGCAGCCAGAGCAGAGGCCCAAACGCTGGACATGGGGCGGCCCACCTGGAGCCTGCGAGG ACTTTATGATTCCACCTGAGTCTCCTGATTCAGCTCTGATCAAAAgcctttcctcctcctccactgctCTAGTTCAAACAACAGAGAAAG CCTCTCCCAGCCCCCACAGATCCCCCTACAAGGCCTCACCCAGCAGGGCTGACCGCAAGAAGACCAATGGAGTGTCTGGTGGGACTTTGGATGAGTCTCAGAATGGCGCTATCACTCCCAGAACCCCCCAG ACAGAAAGGCCAGGAGGAGAGAGGGGCTTCAATAACGTTCTGATCGACCCCACGGCCAAACACCTTGAATCTCCCACGACTCCCACCAAGAGCTCAGCTCGAAAGAATCCCAGCACACCAAAAAG GTCCAAGTCGTGTAGAAGCCGTATTCAGTCTCCCGGTTCCCCTGGACAATACCCCACCTCCCCCATGAGGCACAGAGCCACCACCCCCAGTGCAGACGGCACCAAGAGGTGGGAGGGAGAGGAGAAAATAGTCGAGAGTAAAGGCTACAGCACTTTGGAGAGGAAAACCTCCCGAACAGAGAAGATACCAAAATCCGCGAGCAAGGAACTGGGCCATAATGCAG AGTCCCCGGTGACGCCCACAGGTAAAGCTGGCACCACCGACGCTGAGGAAGCCTCCAGGCTGCTGGCAGAAAGGCGCCGTCTTGCTCGGGTACAGAAAGAACAGGAGGAAAAACAAcgaatggaggaagagag GCTGAGGGCAGAGGAGCTCCAGAGGAAGCAGACGGAGGAGCGCGAGAGGCAGGAGCAGGCAACCCGCCGAGctgaggaagagagacagagacaagaagaagaaagaaggcAGAAAGAAGTAGATGACAGGAGGCAGAAGGAAAGGCGTTTGAAAGAGCTCCAGGACCAACTGGACAGAGAG AGGGAGGAAGCCTTCcagagagtacagagagaggcagagagaaagcagagagaaagagagcagctGAAATTGCaggaagagcaagagagacTGCAGAGAAAGAAG CGTATTGAAGAGATCATGAAAAGGACGAGGAAAAATGATACAGAAACAAAG AAAGATGAGCTACACCTTGAGGCCAGCTCCCCCATGACCCCGATAGTTTTAGAACCTGGAG ATGGTGTACTAATTAATGATGTGCCTGAGAGCGCCACATTTCTTGAGGTAAAGAACAGTAAGGCCCCCTCTTCCATCTCTGCTGGCTCCCCTTTAATAAACCTGGAGCCACTGGAGGCAAAGAGCACTGCAGCAGATGATCTGTCTGATGGGGTTCAGTCCATGGATGTCAGGTCAGCCTTCCCTGCCACAACAGGACCTCGTATCTTCAAATT CCCAGTGTCCAGAGATGAACCGGTCTATTCTCCAGTCAGCGAGGGCTCGCAGAACGCGATGAGGAACAGCCAGGTTCTGGATAAGCTGCTGGACCTCACTGGACAGCCATCATACCCTAAAGCTTCTGCTGGAGCAGCGCTTGGAGACTGCAACAAAAACCTGATCCAGGGCTTCAGCAGCGCTGCTGCAGACTCAGCTCTCATCCAGAGCCACGCTCCCACCATGGAAAAGCTCAGCATCTAG
- the map7d2b gene encoding MAP7 domain-containing protein 2 isoform X3 — MATVVENPNGASKKDRARLVKERKEEREKINAVREHELWEKELRARQQYERSMEERGRRLELQKQKEALRRVAAQEKRKQREEDEKERLEALMRRSTDRGLQPEQRPKRWTWGGPPGACEGVPKIAPSTPAASASLANDPTALPSANQSRTDFMIPPESPDSALIKSLSSSSTALVQTTEKASPSPHRSPYKASPSRADRKKTNGVSGGTLDESQNGAITPRTPQTERPGGERGFNNVLIDPTAKHLESPTTPTKSSARKNPSTPKRSKSCRSRIQSPGSPGQYPTSPMRHRATTPSADGTKRWEGEEKIVESKGYSTLERKTSRTEKIPKSASKELGHNAESPVTPTGKAGTTDAEEASRLLAERRRLARVQKEQEEKQRMEEERLRAEELQRKQTEERERQEQATRRAEEERQRQEEERRQKEVDDRRQKERRLKELQDQLDREREEAFQRVQREAERKQREREQLKLQEEQERLQRKKRIEEIMKRTRKNDTETKKDELHLEASSPMTPIVLEPGDGVLINDVPESATFLEVKNSKAPSSISAGSPLINLEPLEAKSTAADDLSDGVQSMDVSPVSRDEPVYSPVSEGSQNAMRNSQVLDKLLDLTGQPSYPKASAGAALGDCNKNLIQGFSSAAADSALIQSHAPTMEKLSI; from the exons ATGGCCACAGTGGTGGAGAACccaa ATGGGGCATCAAAGAAAGACAGAGCGAGATTAGTGAaagagaggaaagaagagagagagaagattaaTG CAGTTCGGGAGCATGAGCTGTGGGAGAAGGAGCTCCGGGCGAGACAGCAGTATGAACGCTCcatggaggagagagggagacgtTTGGAGTTGCAGAAGCAGAAGGAGGCGCTCCGCCGGGTAGCCGCCCAGGAGAAAAGGAAGCAGCGTGAGGAGGATGAGAAG GAGCGTCTGGAGGCACTGATGCGTCGCTCGACTGATCGCGGCCTGCAGCCAGAGCAGAGGCCCAAACGCTGGACATGGGGCGGCCCACCTGGAGCCTGCGAGG GTGTTCCTAAGATAGCCCCGTCCACTCCTGCTGCTTCCGCCTCGCTAGCCAATGATCCTACTGCTCTGCCTTCTGCCAACCAATCCAGGACCG ACTTTATGATTCCACCTGAGTCTCCTGATTCAGCTCTGATCAAAAgcctttcctcctcctccactgctCTAGTTCAAACAACAGAGAAAG CCTCTCCCAGCCCCCACAGATCCCCCTACAAGGCCTCACCCAGCAGGGCTGACCGCAAGAAGACCAATGGAGTGTCTGGTGGGACTTTGGATGAGTCTCAGAATGGCGCTATCACTCCCAGAACCCCCCAG ACAGAAAGGCCAGGAGGAGAGAGGGGCTTCAATAACGTTCTGATCGACCCCACGGCCAAACACCTTGAATCTCCCACGACTCCCACCAAGAGCTCAGCTCGAAAGAATCCCAGCACACCAAAAAG GTCCAAGTCGTGTAGAAGCCGTATTCAGTCTCCCGGTTCCCCTGGACAATACCCCACCTCCCCCATGAGGCACAGAGCCACCACCCCCAGTGCAGACGGCACCAAGAGGTGGGAGGGAGAGGAGAAAATAGTCGAGAGTAAAGGCTACAGCACTTTGGAGAGGAAAACCTCCCGAACAGAGAAGATACCAAAATCCGCGAGCAAGGAACTGGGCCATAATGCAG AGTCCCCGGTGACGCCCACAGGTAAAGCTGGCACCACCGACGCTGAGGAAGCCTCCAGGCTGCTGGCAGAAAGGCGCCGTCTTGCTCGGGTACAGAAAGAACAGGAGGAAAAACAAcgaatggaggaagagag GCTGAGGGCAGAGGAGCTCCAGAGGAAGCAGACGGAGGAGCGCGAGAGGCAGGAGCAGGCAACCCGCCGAGctgaggaagagagacagagacaagaagaagaaagaaggcAGAAAGAAGTAGATGACAGGAGGCAGAAGGAAAGGCGTTTGAAAGAGCTCCAGGACCAACTGGACAGAGAG AGGGAGGAAGCCTTCcagagagtacagagagaggcagagagaaagcagagagaaagagagcagctGAAATTGCaggaagagcaagagagacTGCAGAGAAAGAAG CGTATTGAAGAGATCATGAAAAGGACGAGGAAAAATGATACAGAAACAAAG AAAGATGAGCTACACCTTGAGGCCAGCTCCCCCATGACCCCGATAGTTTTAGAACCTGGAG ATGGTGTACTAATTAATGATGTGCCTGAGAGCGCCACATTTCTTGAGGTAAAGAACAGTAAGGCCCCCTCTTCCATCTCTGCTGGCTCCCCTTTAATAAACCTGGAGCCACTGGAGGCAAAGAGCACTGCAGCAGATGATCTGTCTGATGGGGTTCAGTCCATGGATGTCAG CCCAGTGTCCAGAGATGAACCGGTCTATTCTCCAGTCAGCGAGGGCTCGCAGAACGCGATGAGGAACAGCCAGGTTCTGGATAAGCTGCTGGACCTCACTGGACAGCCATCATACCCTAAAGCTTCTGCTGGAGCAGCGCTTGGAGACTGCAACAAAAACCTGATCCAGGGCTTCAGCAGCGCTGCTGCAGACTCAGCTCTCATCCAGAGCCACGCTCCCACCATGGAAAAGCTCAGCATCTAG
- the map7d2b gene encoding MAP7 domain-containing protein 2 isoform X1 — protein MATVVENPNGASKKDRARLVKERKEEREKINAVREHELWEKELRARQQYERSMEERGRRLELQKQKEALRRVAAQEKRKQREEDEKERLEALMRRSTDRGLQPEQRPKRWTWGGPPGACEGVPKIAPSTPAASASLANDPTALPSANQSRTDFMIPPESPDSALIKSLSSSSTALVQTTEKASPSPHRSPYKASPSRADRKKTNGVSGGTLDESQNGAITPRTPQTERPGGERGFNNVLIDPTAKHLESPTTPTKSSARKNPSTPKRSKSCRSRIQSPGSPGQYPTSPMRHRATTPSADGTKRWEGEEKIVESKGYSTLERKTSRTEKIPKSASKELGHNAESPVTPTGKAGTTDAEEASRLLAERRRLARVQKEQEEKQRMEEERLRAEELQRKQTEERERQEQATRRAEEERQRQEEERRQKEVDDRRQKERRLKELQDQLDREREEAFQRVQREAERKQREREQLKLQEEQERLQRKKRIEEIMKRTRKNDTETKKDELHLEASSPMTPIVLEPGDGVLINDVPESATFLEVKNSKAPSSISAGSPLINLEPLEAKSTAADDLSDGVQSMDVRSAFPATTGPRIFKFPVSRDEPVYSPVSEGSQNAMRNSQVLDKLLDLTGQPSYPKASAGAALGDCNKNLIQGFSSAAADSALIQSHAPTMEKLSI, from the exons ATGGCCACAGTGGTGGAGAACccaa ATGGGGCATCAAAGAAAGACAGAGCGAGATTAGTGAaagagaggaaagaagagagagagaagattaaTG CAGTTCGGGAGCATGAGCTGTGGGAGAAGGAGCTCCGGGCGAGACAGCAGTATGAACGCTCcatggaggagagagggagacgtTTGGAGTTGCAGAAGCAGAAGGAGGCGCTCCGCCGGGTAGCCGCCCAGGAGAAAAGGAAGCAGCGTGAGGAGGATGAGAAG GAGCGTCTGGAGGCACTGATGCGTCGCTCGACTGATCGCGGCCTGCAGCCAGAGCAGAGGCCCAAACGCTGGACATGGGGCGGCCCACCTGGAGCCTGCGAGG GTGTTCCTAAGATAGCCCCGTCCACTCCTGCTGCTTCCGCCTCGCTAGCCAATGATCCTACTGCTCTGCCTTCTGCCAACCAATCCAGGACCG ACTTTATGATTCCACCTGAGTCTCCTGATTCAGCTCTGATCAAAAgcctttcctcctcctccactgctCTAGTTCAAACAACAGAGAAAG CCTCTCCCAGCCCCCACAGATCCCCCTACAAGGCCTCACCCAGCAGGGCTGACCGCAAGAAGACCAATGGAGTGTCTGGTGGGACTTTGGATGAGTCTCAGAATGGCGCTATCACTCCCAGAACCCCCCAG ACAGAAAGGCCAGGAGGAGAGAGGGGCTTCAATAACGTTCTGATCGACCCCACGGCCAAACACCTTGAATCTCCCACGACTCCCACCAAGAGCTCAGCTCGAAAGAATCCCAGCACACCAAAAAG GTCCAAGTCGTGTAGAAGCCGTATTCAGTCTCCCGGTTCCCCTGGACAATACCCCACCTCCCCCATGAGGCACAGAGCCACCACCCCCAGTGCAGACGGCACCAAGAGGTGGGAGGGAGAGGAGAAAATAGTCGAGAGTAAAGGCTACAGCACTTTGGAGAGGAAAACCTCCCGAACAGAGAAGATACCAAAATCCGCGAGCAAGGAACTGGGCCATAATGCAG AGTCCCCGGTGACGCCCACAGGTAAAGCTGGCACCACCGACGCTGAGGAAGCCTCCAGGCTGCTGGCAGAAAGGCGCCGTCTTGCTCGGGTACAGAAAGAACAGGAGGAAAAACAAcgaatggaggaagagag GCTGAGGGCAGAGGAGCTCCAGAGGAAGCAGACGGAGGAGCGCGAGAGGCAGGAGCAGGCAACCCGCCGAGctgaggaagagagacagagacaagaagaagaaagaaggcAGAAAGAAGTAGATGACAGGAGGCAGAAGGAAAGGCGTTTGAAAGAGCTCCAGGACCAACTGGACAGAGAG AGGGAGGAAGCCTTCcagagagtacagagagaggcagagagaaagcagagagaaagagagcagctGAAATTGCaggaagagcaagagagacTGCAGAGAAAGAAG CGTATTGAAGAGATCATGAAAAGGACGAGGAAAAATGATACAGAAACAAAG AAAGATGAGCTACACCTTGAGGCCAGCTCCCCCATGACCCCGATAGTTTTAGAACCTGGAG ATGGTGTACTAATTAATGATGTGCCTGAGAGCGCCACATTTCTTGAGGTAAAGAACAGTAAGGCCCCCTCTTCCATCTCTGCTGGCTCCCCTTTAATAAACCTGGAGCCACTGGAGGCAAAGAGCACTGCAGCAGATGATCTGTCTGATGGGGTTCAGTCCATGGATGTCAGGTCAGCCTTCCCTGCCACAACAGGACCTCGTATCTTCAAATT CCCAGTGTCCAGAGATGAACCGGTCTATTCTCCAGTCAGCGAGGGCTCGCAGAACGCGATGAGGAACAGCCAGGTTCTGGATAAGCTGCTGGACCTCACTGGACAGCCATCATACCCTAAAGCTTCTGCTGGAGCAGCGCTTGGAGACTGCAACAAAAACCTGATCCAGGGCTTCAGCAGCGCTGCTGCAGACTCAGCTCTCATCCAGAGCCACGCTCCCACCATGGAAAAGCTCAGCATCTAG
- the eif1axb gene encoding eukaryotic translation initiation factor 1A X-linked b, which produces MPKNKGKGGKNRRRGKNENESEKRELVFKEDGQEYAQVIKMLGNGRLEAMCFDGVKRLCHIRGKLRKKVWINTSDIILIGLRDYQDNKADVILKYNADEARSLKAYGELPEHAKINETDTFGGGDDDEIQFDDIGDDDEDIDDI; this is translated from the exons ATGCCAAAAAACAAAG GTAAAGGAGGAAAGAACAGGCGACGTGGTAAGAATGAGAATGAATCAGAGAAGAGAGAGCTTGTGTTTAAAGAGGATGGTCAAG AGTATGCACAGGTAATAAAGATGCTGGGAAACGGCAGGTTGGAGGCCATGTGCTTTGATGGAGTCAAGCGGCTTTGTCACATCCGAGGAAAACTCCGGAAAAAG GTTTGGATAAACACATCAGACATTATACTTATTGGTCTGAGGGATTACCAG GACAACAAAGCAGATGTTATTTTGAAGTATAACGCTGATGAGGCCCGCAGCCTGAAAGCCTATGGAGAGCTTCCAGAGCatg CCAAAATCAACGAGACGGATACATTTGGAGgcggtgatgatgatgaaattcAGTTCGATGACATTGGTGATGACGACGAGGACATTGATGAT ATCTAA
- the si:dkey-226l10.6 gene encoding myoneurin — protein MAHKCVVGGCPNRSDTVIHYILPEEPRRRSLWLQFIEHSKNDGEQIDISSRVCGEHFSRENFTKLDLGFTTRLVLNVDAVPTIFPRDRATKSGHETQAAGGDNDVEDTCGITISDAVSLAPVKEEPSEYEVSQVLKPREESQLALDRQVKHEEDECLPSADKSVEGSRELRSIRRAVIKRKGGHLDQHDDEKEKRFSCSTCGCKFRNKGVLMEHESGHLEERKVRTYRCHICGKGFELQSVLKAHVKRHNDGESSLTHGCSLCPRRFRYKGALDTHLRHHMSQVMYKCPLCEEPYQFKLDLTVHVKATHAGSRLVCNFCNKSFIRVDAFFKHIDRHVVATPYYCSTCNIYQLTERGYLCHMRIHEKRSLLRLNAQKGLDKGETAQGQSSECTLQNGSGTQPAPVSLSETEKKPINVQAGVDKGLEPGADLMVCAQSVTEFEDSGTDHNVPGLDTSHLSPEELSYSETSEDTDDDLS, from the exons ATGGCACATAAATGTGTAGTCGGTGGGTGTCCGAACCGCTCGGACACAGTAATTCACTACATTTTGCCGGAGGAGCCCCGGAGGCGAAGCTTGTGGCTGCAGTTCATTGAGCACAGTAAAAACGACGGAGAACAAATCGACATTTCGAGTCGCGTTTGTGGTGAACATTTTTCCAGAGAAAACTTCACCAAACTCGACCTCGGCTTCACCACACGCCTCGTTTTAAACGTCGACGCGGTTCCAACCATTTTCCCACGAGACCGAGCGACTAAATCTGGACACGAgacacag GCAGCAGGGGGTGATAATGATGTGGAGGACACCTGTGGTattaccatcagtgatgcagtcTCGTTGGCCCCTGTAAAGGAAGAGCCTTCTGAATATGAAGTGAGCCAGGTCTTGAAGCCCAGAGAAGAAAGTCAGTTGGCTTTGGATCGGCAGGTCAAGCATGAGGAAGACGAGTGTTTGCCTTCTGCTGATAAGAGCGTGGAGGGGAGTAGGGAGCTGAGGAGTATTCGGAGGGCAGTTATCAAACGTAAAGGTGGTCATCTTGACCAACACGACGATGAGAAGGAAAAACGCTTCAGTTGCTCGACATGTGGATGCAAGTTCCGCAATAAAGGCGTTCTTATGGAGCATGAAAGTGGTCACTTGGAGGAGAGGAAGGTCCGAACCTACCGCTGTCACATCTGTGGAAAAGGGTTTGAGCTCCAGTCTGTTCTGAAAGCTCATGTGAAGCGCCACAATGACGGGGAGTCCAGTTTAACGCATGGATGCTCTCTCTGTCCTCGTCGGTTCCGCTATAAGGGCGCTCTGGACACTCATTTGAGACACCACATGTCCCAGGTTATGTATAAATGCCCCTTGTGTGAGGAACCTTATCAGTTCAAATTGGATCTCACTGTACACGTTAAGGCCACTCACGCTGGAAGCAGGCTCGTGTGCAATTTTTGCAATAAAAGTTTCATACGAGTTGATgccttttttaaacacattgatAGACATGTAGTGGCCACCCCTTACTACTGCAGCACTTGTAATATTTACCAGCTCACTGAGAGGGGCTACCTGTGCCATATGCGCATCCATGAGAAGAGGAGCCTTTTGAGACTGAATGCACAGAAGGGCCTTGATAAAGGAGAAACTGCTCAAGGACAGTCATCAGAGTGCACTTTGCAAAATGGCTCAGGAACACAGCCAGCTCCTGTATCTCTGAGTGAGACTGAGAAGAAACCGATCAACGTGCAGGCAGGGGTTGACAAAGGTTTGGAGCCAGGAGCAGATCTGATGGTTTGTGCACAATCAGTAACTGAGTTTGAGGACAGTGGGACAGATCATAACGTTCCAGGGCTGGACACTTCTCATCTCTCACCTGAAGAGTTGTCCTACTCTGAGACCAGCGAGGACACTGATGATGATCTTAGTTGA